One Sphingobium sp. CAP-1 genomic region harbors:
- a CDS encoding LacI family DNA-binding transcriptional regulator produces the protein MGRQPSSKPTSFDIAYLAGVSQPTVSRALRGSRSVSLATRQRIEAIARDLNYSVDKNASSLRSQRSNTIALLFFEDPTPDESNINPFFLSMLGSITRECGARGLDLLISFQKMEDDWHVRYQDSHRADGLILLGYGDYTLYERRLTDLVGHGTHFVRWGSVGEDTIGPTVGSDNVGAGRLAGEHLLELGRRRIAFLGHADGHYPEFADRYAGLCQAMAGQGIAPDAALQVDALTAEDAGYAAAQALIARGSPFDAIFAASDLIAIGALRALAEAGMSVPDDVAIVGFDDIPAASLTNPPLTTIMQDMKGAGRLLVDTLVAQIEDDPGPPSTLPVRLVVRRSSAR, from the coding sequence ATGGGACGACAGCCCAGCAGCAAGCCGACCAGCTTCGACATCGCCTATCTGGCGGGTGTGTCGCAGCCCACGGTCAGTCGCGCCCTGCGCGGATCGCGATCGGTGAGTCTGGCGACCCGCCAGCGGATCGAGGCGATCGCGCGCGACCTCAACTATTCAGTCGACAAAAATGCCTCTTCGCTCCGGTCGCAACGATCGAACACCATTGCCCTGCTGTTCTTCGAAGATCCGACGCCCGACGAATCCAACATCAATCCCTTTTTTCTTTCGATGCTGGGATCGATCACGCGTGAATGCGGCGCGCGGGGGTTGGACCTGCTCATTTCCTTCCAGAAGATGGAGGATGACTGGCATGTCCGTTACCAGGACAGCCACCGCGCCGACGGTCTGATCCTGCTCGGCTATGGCGACTATACGCTGTATGAGCGGCGGCTGACCGATCTGGTCGGCCATGGCACGCATTTCGTGCGCTGGGGATCGGTGGGGGAGGACACGATCGGCCCGACCGTCGGATCGGACAATGTCGGGGCGGGTCGTCTGGCGGGAGAGCATTTGCTGGAGCTTGGCCGTCGTCGTATCGCCTTTCTGGGTCATGCCGACGGTCATTATCCCGAATTTGCCGATCGCTATGCCGGCCTATGCCAGGCGATGGCCGGACAGGGCATAGCCCCGGACGCCGCGCTTCAGGTGGATGCCCTGACGGCTGAGGATGCCGGCTATGCCGCTGCACAGGCGCTGATCGCGCGAGGCAGCCCCTTTGACGCGATCTTCGCTGCCAGCGATCTGATCGCGATCGGTGCCTTGCGGGCGTTGGCAGAGGCCGGAATGTCCGTGCCGGACGATGTGGCGATCGTTGGCTTCGACGATATTCCTGCCGCCAGTCTGACCAATCCTCCCCTCACCACCATCATGCAGGATATGAAGGGGGCAGGGCGGTTGCTGGTCGACACGCTTGTCGCACAGATCGAGGATGATCCGGGGCCGCCCAGCACATTGCCGGTGCGTCTGGTGGTAAGGCGCAGTAGTGCCCGTTAG
- a CDS encoding TetR/AcrR family transcriptional regulator — MKDASALSNAPEEGSSRRRQILEIAARLFAQKGYRGTSMRDIGEQAGVLGGSLYHHIKSKDALFVELHDSALDQATERINAVVRVRADPWERLAAACATLLDIQLAPDSLTTPMMNDFREVPDRVREQLIRRRDAFEGQFRTLVADLPLPPGIDRSIYRNLLLSQLNSVADWYRPGRLTPAEIARQIVAIFQHG; from the coding sequence ATGAAGGATGCCAGTGCATTGTCCAACGCGCCCGAAGAAGGGTCGAGCCGCCGTCGCCAGATATTGGAGATCGCCGCGCGACTTTTCGCTCAGAAGGGCTATCGTGGCACATCGATGCGCGACATTGGCGAGCAGGCGGGCGTTTTGGGCGGCTCGCTTTATCACCATATCAAGTCCAAGGATGCCTTGTTCGTCGAACTGCACGACAGCGCGCTCGATCAGGCGACCGAACGGATCAATGCAGTGGTCCGCGTCCGGGCGGACCCCTGGGAGCGGCTGGCGGCGGCCTGCGCCACCCTACTGGATATCCAGCTCGCGCCGGATTCGCTTACCACGCCGATGATGAATGATTTTCGCGAAGTGCCGGATCGGGTGCGCGAACAGTTAATCCGGCGACGGGATGCGTTTGAGGGGCAGTTCCGAACCTTGGTGGCGGACTTGCCGCTACCGCCTGGCATCGACCGGTCAATATATCGCAACCTGTTGTTGTCGCAGTTGAACTCGGTGGCTGACTGGTATCGGCCAGGCCGGTTGACCCCTGCGGAAATTGCGCGCCAGATCGTCGCTATCTTTCAACACGGCTGA
- a CDS encoding acyl-CoA dehydrogenase, protein MFSYVPPIDDYRFLMAEVLHFDAAMAGMGKEVDVDLAAAVLEEAGRMCAERLHPLNRHGDEEGSRLVDGAVETPAGFAEAWRDFAAAGWASLSADPAYGGQGLPFILQLWLDEMLAATNLSFGLFPGLTRGACEAIIAHASEELKAVYLPPMISGEWTGAMALTESGAGTDLALLKAKAEPLGAGGYAVTGQKIFISSGDHDFGGNIVHLVLARLPDAPAGVKGISLFLVPKFLPDADGGFTVRNGMSVGALEKKMGIHAQPTCVMNYDGATGWLVGEPHKGLAAMFTMMNAERLMVGIQGLGIAGAAYGQAAAYAKERLQGRSADGARGPVAIIDHADVRRMLLNIRAFVEGGRALAGWTALQLDRAHTDPDAGERAKADALVALLTPVVKAAFTDFGFESAVQAQQVFGGHGYIREWGMEQYVRDARIAQIYEGTNGVQAMDLVGRKLALAGGAVVEGFFDQIAVDLKAAEGVAIASKTGEALLLLRDVTAGLRGASVDAAGAAAVDYLRLFALVSLGWMWTRMAVAATGDSPLHSAKRLVADYFALRILPQAQGLAASIKAGEGAVMALAADAF, encoded by the coding sequence ATGTTCAGCTATGTTCCGCCGATTGATGATTATCGCTTCCTGATGGCTGAAGTTCTGCACTTCGACGCGGCGATGGCCGGCATGGGCAAGGAGGTGGATGTCGATCTGGCCGCCGCCGTGCTGGAGGAGGCGGGACGGATGTGTGCAGAACGGCTGCATCCGCTTAACCGACATGGCGATGAAGAAGGCAGCCGCCTGGTCGATGGCGCGGTGGAAACGCCTGCCGGTTTTGCCGAGGCCTGGCGCGATTTCGCAGCCGCTGGCTGGGCATCCCTGTCGGCTGATCCGGCCTATGGCGGGCAGGGGCTGCCCTTCATCCTCCAGCTTTGGCTGGACGAGATGCTCGCGGCTACCAACCTGTCCTTCGGCCTTTTCCCCGGACTGACTCGCGGCGCGTGCGAGGCCATCATCGCCCATGCCAGTGAGGAACTGAAAGCCGTCTATCTGCCGCCGATGATAAGTGGTGAATGGACCGGTGCCATGGCGCTGACCGAAAGCGGCGCCGGCACCGACCTTGCCCTGCTCAAGGCCAAGGCGGAGCCACTGGGTGCTGGTGGCTATGCCGTGACCGGGCAGAAGATTTTCATCTCTTCGGGCGATCATGATTTCGGTGGTAATATCGTTCATCTGGTGCTGGCGCGTCTGCCCGATGCGCCGGCGGGCGTGAAGGGGATCAGCCTGTTCCTCGTGCCCAAGTTTCTGCCCGATGCGGACGGTGGCTTTACCGTGCGCAACGGTATGTCGGTCGGGGCGCTGGAAAAGAAGATGGGCATTCATGCCCAGCCGACCTGTGTGATGAACTATGACGGTGCGACTGGCTGGCTGGTCGGCGAGCCGCACAAGGGCTTGGCCGCCATGTTCACGATGATGAATGCCGAGCGGTTGATGGTCGGCATCCAGGGACTGGGTATCGCCGGCGCGGCCTATGGCCAGGCTGCTGCCTACGCCAAGGAAAGGCTGCAAGGGCGCAGCGCCGATGGTGCGCGCGGGCCGGTAGCGATCATCGATCATGCCGATGTACGGCGGATGCTGCTCAACATTCGCGCTTTCGTCGAAGGCGGGCGAGCGTTGGCGGGTTGGACGGCACTGCAACTCGATCGCGCCCATACCGATCCCGATGCGGGGGAACGGGCGAAGGCCGACGCGCTGGTTGCGCTGTTGACGCCTGTTGTGAAGGCGGCCTTCACCGATTTCGGTTTCGAAAGTGCGGTGCAGGCGCAGCAGGTATTTGGCGGGCATGGCTACATCCGCGAATGGGGGATGGAGCAATATGTCCGTGACGCCCGCATCGCCCAGATTTACGAAGGCACCAATGGCGTGCAGGCAATGGATCTGGTCGGGCGCAAGTTGGCATTGGCCGGCGGTGCGGTGGTCGAAGGCTTTTTCGATCAAATCGCGGTCGATTTGAAGGCTGCCGAGGGGGTGGCCATCGCTAGCAAGACGGGCGAGGCGCTGTTGCTGCTGCGTGACGTTACTGCTGGACTTCGTGGCGCGTCGGTCGATGCTGCGGGCGCGGCGGCGGTCGATTATCTCCGACTGTTCGCGTTGGTGTCGCTCGGCTGGATGTGGACCCGCATGGCGGTCGCCGCCACGGGGGACAGCCCGTTACACAGCGCCAAGCGCTTGGTCGCCGACTATTTCGCCCTGCGCATATTGCCACAGGCACAGGGACTGGCCGCCAGCATCAAGGCAGGCGAGGGCGCGGTCATGGCGCTGGCCGCCGACGCTTTCTAA
- the bktB gene encoding beta-ketothiolase BktB, translating into MTDVFLVSAARAAIGSFGGSLSDQKPGELAAHVAGAAIARAGIDAALVGQLVLGNVVACEPRDAYAARIAAIGAGLPQESPAHTVNRLCGSGLQAIISAAQAIMLGDCDVAIGAGAEIMSRAPYFLPAARWGQKMGDAQLQDGLTGALTDPFQAIHMGVTAENVAARYDISREAQDALALESQTRAANAINQGYFKEQIVPVEVMVRRKPVAFDTDEYVRMTAAAEDFAKLKPVFKKDGTVTAGNASGINDGAAAVLLASESAVKAQGLKPMARLVAYGHAGVDPAYMGIGPVPATRRALERAGLTIADLDVIEANEAFAAQACAVANELGFDPARVNPNGSGISLGHPVGATGAIITTKLVYELARTGGRYGLVTMCIGGGQGIAAIWERV; encoded by the coding sequence ATGACGGACGTTTTTCTGGTATCGGCGGCGCGGGCGGCGATCGGCAGCTTTGGCGGATCGCTGAGCGACCAGAAGCCGGGTGAACTGGCGGCCCATGTCGCCGGGGCGGCGATTGCGCGGGCGGGGATCGATGCGGCCTTGGTCGGCCAGTTGGTGCTGGGCAATGTCGTGGCCTGCGAACCGCGGGATGCCTATGCCGCGCGCATTGCGGCGATCGGTGCTGGCCTGCCGCAGGAAAGCCCCGCACATACGGTCAATCGCCTCTGTGGATCGGGTTTGCAGGCGATCATCAGCGCGGCTCAGGCGATCATGCTGGGTGATTGCGACGTGGCCATCGGTGCCGGCGCAGAAATTATGAGCCGTGCGCCCTATTTTCTGCCGGCTGCGCGCTGGGGTCAGAAAATGGGCGACGCGCAGTTGCAGGATGGTCTGACTGGCGCGCTGACTGACCCCTTCCAGGCGATTCACATGGGCGTGACCGCGGAAAATGTCGCGGCGCGCTACGATATTTCGCGGGAGGCGCAGGACGCACTGGCGCTGGAAAGCCAGACGCGGGCGGCCAACGCGATCAATCAGGGCTATTTCAAGGAACAGATCGTGCCGGTCGAGGTGATGGTGCGGCGCAAGCCGGTTGCCTTCGACACCGACGAATATGTCCGCATGACCGCGGCGGCTGAGGACTTCGCCAAGCTGAAGCCGGTATTCAAGAAGGACGGCACGGTGACGGCCGGCAATGCGTCGGGCATTAATGACGGTGCGGCGGCCGTACTGCTGGCGAGTGAAAGCGCGGTGAAGGCGCAGGGACTGAAGCCGATGGCGCGGCTCGTGGCTTACGGCCATGCCGGGGTCGATCCGGCCTATATGGGCATTGGCCCGGTTCCTGCCACGCGCAGGGCGCTGGAACGGGCGGGGCTGACCATTGCCGATCTGGATGTGATCGAGGCGAACGAAGCTTTTGCAGCGCAGGCCTGTGCCGTCGCGAACGAATTGGGGTTCGATCCCGCCAGGGTCAACCCCAATGGCAGCGGCATTTCGCTTGGCCATCCGGTCGGCGCGACCGGCGCGATCATCACCACCAAGCTGGTGTATGAACTGGCGCGCACCGGCGGGCGCTACGGGCTGGTGACGATGTGCATCGGCGGTGGCCAGGGCATCGCCGCCATCTGGGAACGGGTATGA
- a CDS encoding PepSY domain-containing protein, which translates to MTKQVLFQIHWFLGITAGIVLALMGITGAAMSFEDEISEALSPRLFAPGVPATPDLSPDRLIARVQSDNPGYYVARLDWEAARDRSHAVRLSANEGRGRRQGQVDRATGAWLGEPRGAGFFHLMDDLHRWLALPGGGNGIGRQITAFSAISLIFFALSGLYLRWPRRALDWRAWLVLDLRKSGRNLWRALHVVIGTWVLIFYLLSALTGLWWSYDWYRQGVSYALTGKTGGEERGGERGKTGSIAPRPPIDPVWTAFRKETGNAYAWVRITQPAPTRPVRTIHFDARPADARHLRQTDRYSYDPRTITLRKRDLYDRRPLGTIIIQSMFELHRGAFFGLPGRIALLLTSLTMPLFTVTGFLLYLSRHKKERAARALQTRNALTAGACDLLIAFASQTGTAELMARNAAQALAHGGVRAQVLPIGKVTPALLAATKHLLVVASTYGDGEPPDMARGFTNRVLRGPAIDLSHLRHGVLAIGDREYADFCGYGHAVADWLAGAGAIPLFPLIAMEKEDAEAEVAWRQALHILGAGDGTRGQTAIPFAPWTLVARTELNPGSHAAKAFHLRFEPPADAMPDWAAGDIVEVHPCNAPDAVDALLAKQLPKGDVLEIGARLRDQLSGVILPEPGASISMEAVKAMRPLPVREYSAASIAADGTLDLVVRQVQGADGRLGIGSGWLTAHLAIGATTTLRVRPNPGFRLENGSPGPLILIGNGTGIAGLRAHLRAAAHAGDKGHWLLFGERIRAHDRFFDQELATWLADGTLARLDRAFSRDADCGRYVQDKLQEAGDAVADWIDRGATILVCGRLEGMAQGVHDVLATRLGLEALDRLAEDGRYKRDIY; encoded by the coding sequence GTGACAAAGCAAGTCCTGTTTCAGATCCATTGGTTTCTGGGCATCACCGCCGGCATCGTGCTTGCACTGATGGGCATCACCGGCGCTGCCATGAGTTTCGAGGATGAGATTAGCGAAGCCCTGTCGCCACGCCTGTTCGCCCCCGGCGTGCCGGCCACGCCCGACCTGTCACCCGACCGGCTGATTGCCAGGGTGCAGTCCGACAATCCCGGCTATTATGTCGCGCGCCTGGACTGGGAGGCGGCCCGTGACAGATCCCATGCGGTGCGTCTGAGCGCGAACGAAGGACGAGGACGCCGACAGGGACAGGTCGATCGCGCGACCGGCGCATGGCTGGGCGAACCAAGGGGCGCGGGCTTTTTCCATCTGATGGATGATCTGCATCGCTGGCTGGCGCTGCCGGGCGGGGGCAATGGCATCGGTCGGCAGATAACCGCGTTCAGCGCCATTTCCCTCATCTTCTTCGCCCTGTCGGGCCTCTATCTGCGCTGGCCGCGCCGGGCGCTGGACTGGCGGGCCTGGCTGGTACTGGATCTTAGAAAGAGTGGCCGCAATCTTTGGCGGGCGCTGCATGTCGTCATCGGCACCTGGGTCTTGATCTTCTACCTGCTGAGCGCGCTTACCGGCCTGTGGTGGAGTTATGACTGGTATCGCCAGGGGGTCAGCTATGCGCTGACGGGCAAGACGGGCGGAGAGGAGCGTGGCGGCGAACGGGGCAAGACCGGGAGCATCGCGCCGCGTCCGCCGATCGACCCGGTCTGGACCGCCTTCCGCAAGGAAACGGGCAATGCCTATGCCTGGGTGCGCATCACCCAGCCTGCACCGACGCGGCCAGTCAGGACGATCCATTTCGACGCCCGACCGGCGGACGCGCGCCACCTTCGTCAGACCGATCGCTACAGCTATGATCCCCGGACGATCACGCTCAGGAAACGCGATCTTTATGATCGCCGGCCGCTGGGAACGATCATAATCCAGAGCATGTTCGAATTGCACCGCGGCGCCTTTTTCGGCTTGCCCGGCCGGATTGCCCTGCTGCTGACCAGCCTCACCATGCCTCTGTTCACGGTGACGGGATTCCTCCTCTACCTCTCCCGCCACAAGAAGGAGCGGGCAGCGCGGGCGCTGCAAACGCGCAATGCCCTGACAGCCGGCGCGTGCGATCTGTTGATTGCCTTTGCCAGTCAGACCGGAACGGCCGAATTGATGGCGCGCAACGCCGCGCAAGCATTGGCCCATGGCGGCGTGCGCGCGCAGGTATTGCCGATTGGCAAGGTGACGCCCGCCCTGCTGGCTGCGACGAAACATCTTCTGGTGGTTGCCAGCACCTATGGCGATGGCGAGCCGCCGGACATGGCGCGCGGCTTCACCAATCGCGTCCTGCGCGGGCCAGCGATCGACCTGTCACATCTGCGCCATGGCGTACTGGCAATCGGCGATCGGGAATATGCGGATTTCTGCGGCTATGGCCATGCGGTCGCGGACTGGCTGGCCGGAGCGGGGGCTATCCCGCTCTTTCCCCTGATCGCCATGGAAAAGGAAGATGCCGAAGCGGAGGTCGCCTGGCGTCAGGCACTGCATATTCTGGGAGCCGGGGACGGCACACGCGGCCAGACGGCCATCCCCTTTGCCCCCTGGACTCTGGTGGCCCGCACGGAATTGAATCCTGGCAGCCATGCGGCCAAAGCCTTCCATCTGCGCTTCGAGCCGCCAGCAGATGCAATGCCGGATTGGGCGGCCGGCGACATCGTGGAAGTCCATCCGTGTAACGCCCCCGATGCCGTGGACGCGCTGCTGGCGAAGCAGCTTCCCAAGGGCGATGTGCTGGAAATCGGCGCCCGGCTGAGGGATCAGCTCTCCGGCGTCATCCTGCCAGAGCCTGGTGCATCGATCAGCATGGAGGCGGTGAAGGCCATGCGGCCGCTGCCGGTGCGCGAATATTCCGCCGCGTCCATAGCGGCGGACGGCACGCTCGATCTGGTAGTGCGGCAGGTGCAAGGCGCGGACGGACGGTTGGGCATCGGGTCGGGATGGCTGACCGCACATCTGGCCATCGGCGCGACGACGACGCTGCGCGTGCGGCCCAATCCCGGCTTCCGCCTTGAAAATGGGTCGCCAGGACCATTGATCCTGATCGGCAACGGCACCGGCATCGCCGGCCTGCGCGCCCATCTGCGCGCGGCTGCCCATGCCGGCGACAAGGGGCATTGGCTGCTCTTTGGCGAACGGATACGCGCGCATGACCGCTTCTTCGATCAGGAACTGGCCACCTGGCTGGCGGACGGCACCCTTGCGCGGCTCGACCGCGCCTTTTCCCGCGACGCGGATTGCGGCCGCTATGTACAGGACAAGCTGCAAGAGGCGGGCGATGCGGTCGCGGACTGGATCGACCGCGGTGCGACGATCCTTGTCTGCGGCAGACTGGAGGGAATGGCGCAGGGCGTACATGACGTTCTGGCCACGCGGCTGGGGCTTGAGGCGCTGGATCGTCTGGCGGAGGACGGGCGCTATAAACGGGACATCTATTGA